A section of the Gasterosteus aculeatus chromosome 10, fGasAcu3.hap1.1, whole genome shotgun sequence genome encodes:
- the ptprua gene encoding receptor-type tyrosine-protein phosphatase U isoform X9 codes for MIYDFWRMVWQENCFSIVMITKLVEVGRMKCCKYWPDDTELYGDIKITLLKTETLAEYTVRTFAMERRGYPAKHEVCQFHFTSWPEHGVPYHATGLLSFLRRVKASTPPDGGPVVVHCSMGAGRTGCYIVLDVMLDMAECEGVVDIYNCVKTLCSRRINMIQTEEQYVFIHDAILEACLCGETSVPVNEFVLTYKEMLKVDSQSNTSQLREEFQTLNSVTPHLDVEECSISLMPRNREKNRSMDVLPPDRSLAFLVTTEGESSNYINAALADSFLRPAAFVVTPHPLPGTTTDFWRLLYDYGCTSVVMLNQLNQSNSAWPCLQYWPEPGLQQFGPMTVELLSRTADDDIIIRLFRVQNITRIQEGQLVVRHFQFLRWSPYRDVPDSKKAFLSLLAQVHNWQMECGEGRTIVHCLNGGGRSGTFCASTMILEMIRHHSMVDVFFAAKTLRNSKPNMVETMEQYRFCYDLAQEYLDCLEVR; via the exons ATGATCTATGACTTCTGGCGGATGGTTTGGCAGGAGAACTGCTTCAGTATTGTCATGATCACCAAGCTGGTGGAAGTGGGCAGG ATGAAGTGCTGCAAGTATTGGCCGGACGACACGGAGCTCTACGGCGACATCAAGATAACGCTGCTGAAGACGGAGACGCTGGCGGAGTACACCGTGCGCACCTTCGCCATGGAAAGG AGAGGTTACCCTGCCAAACACGAGGTGTGCCAGTTCCACTTCACCTCTTGGCCTGAGCACGGGGTGCCGTACCACGCTACCGGACTGCTGTCTTTCCTGCGCCGGGTCAAGGCCTCGACCCCCCCCGACGGAGGGCCGGTGGTGGTCCACTGCAG CATGGGGGCGGGCAGGACCGGCTGCTACATCGTGCTGGACGTCATGCTGGATATGGCCGAGTGTGAAGGAGTGGTGGACATCTACAACTGCGTCAAGACTCTGTGCTCCCGGCGCATCAACATGATCCAGACGGAG GAGCAGTACGTCTTCATCCATGACGCCATTCTGGAGGCCTGCCTTTGTGGAGAGACGTCTGTCCCGGTCAACGAGTTTGTCCTCACCTATAAGGAGATGTTGAAGGTCGACTCTCAGAGCAACACGTCGCAGCTCAGGGAGGAGTTCCAG ACCCTGAACTCGGTGACCCCTCACCTGGACGTGGAGGAGTGCAGCATCTCCCTGATGCCGAGGAACCGCGAGAAGAACCGCAGCATGGACGTCCTGCCTCCGGACCGCTCCCTGGCCTTCCTCGTCACCACCGAGGGGGAAAGCAGCAACTACATCAACGCCGCGCTGGCCGACAGCTTCCTGCGGCCGGCCGCCTTCGTCGTGACGCCGCACCCGCTGCCCGGCACCACCACCGACTTCTGGAGGCTGCTGTACGACTACGGCTGCACCTCGGTGGTGATGCTGAACCAGCTGAACCAGTCCAACTCTGCCTGG CCTTGCCTGCAATATTGGCCCGAGCCGGGGTTGCAGCAGTTCGGGCCAATGACGGTGGAGCTGCTCTCCAGGACGGCCGACGACGACATCATCATCCGTCTCTTCCGGGTTCAGAACATCACTCGG ATTCAAGAAGGCCAGCTTGTGGTGCGTCACTTCCAGTTCCTGCGCTGGTCCCCGTACCGCGACGTGCCCGACTCCAAGAAAGCCTTCCTCAGCCTGTTGGCTCAGGTGCACAACTGGCAGATGGAGTGTGGAGAGGGACGCACCATCGTCCACTGCCT GAACGGCGGCGGTCGAAGCGGCACCTTCTGCGCCAGCACCATGATCCTGGAGATGATTCGTCACCACAGCATGGTGGACGTGTTCTTCGCTGCCAAAACGCTGCGCAACTCCAAGCCAAACATGGTGGAGACAATG GAGCAGTATCGTTTCTGCTATGACCTGGCCCAGGAGTACCTGGACTGCCTGGAGGTCAGATAG